The sequence below is a genomic window from Meles meles chromosome 3, mMelMel3.1 paternal haplotype, whole genome shotgun sequence.
GCTAGGCCTGTGATAATCAAGGAAACCAATATGCAAATCCAATCCAAGCATTTTCCTCTGTAACTGGACCCAAAGCTAGGGTTGACTTGGCTGGTTGACCATCACACCCCCTGGGGAGACTGTCCATGAGTCTGGCATGAGCTGTACTAACCAATGGGGTAGGCATAGGGACTGAACAGACAATCAAATACTGCCATGGTCTCTGTGAAGCAAGAACCCCACCTGCCAACAACCCTTTGAAGCCACTTAACCAGAGACCGCAGGGCCGAGTGATGCCTGCCTCGAGAAACGCCGATAATCCAACATGGTCTTACCTCAGACTACTGGAGCTAAGGACAGCTATGTAGGATATTTGACTCTGGGCCATCACAGAAACCTACAGATCAGGGTCAACATGACAATGTCACTTTATCTCACTCAGAACTACGGTATTTTCACGTCACTGTATCTTTAGTAAATACATGTGTTTAAAAACAATCAGCTTCTTACTTTCAGTTTCAAACATTTAACTATGATTGAGGAACCAACACAAGTTTATAGATTCTGGTATCTTCTCTGGTTGTTAAAAGATCCACTTTTTGGTAACACCttaagtggacatccttgtccttCAGTGGTTTCTGCTAGGTTGTTAGGTCTAGAATGCAAGCGTTAAATAGGTCTGTTCTTTCACAGTGGGGCCTAGGATATCACTGACTTTATATTTCTTAATATGACAATGCCGAATTTGGAAAGTCACTTAGAAGTATATCTAACTATGTCAGACTTGGACATAGAACCAAatcagaaggggcacctggttggctcagtcaatagagcatgtaaCTTTGGAGCTGcaggttgtgggttcaagccccacgttaggtgtagagattacttaaaaataaaatcttttaaaaaaagaaccaagtaaGGAAAATAGGGACCTAAACCAGAGGACCGTAGCAAGATGAAGAAACCAGTGCcatcatctttattttaattatctttaatgaaaaacacaaatgaataattttaaactatttaaaatataaatgattttaaagtCATTGGTAAGTGATTtcttcccaaatatttttttcaagttattcTCTAAAAGAACTTCAGCTGTTAAAAGTGTTAAGCAAATTCAACAACTCTGCTGTATTTCGTCtctactttttcttgttttttcagcAGTTGCTCAGAACTTACCTTTGAAGAAACTTCTGGAGACCACTTACCCCACTAGATTCTGCCAAAGAATATTCTCAGATTCCTAATGTCTCTGCTCAGAAGatctagattatttttttaatgaggtatgTCTTCTGTGAAATAGAACGGTTCTTCTCCAGTACAGTTTTGTAATAAAATTTCCCTGTTTTAAACACTCTATACAAATTTACATTTGTTCAGGTCATTTATGCAATTTTTATCAATTCTTTAGTATTTTGACCTGAGGCTGGTTTACTGATTTATTCCTAGTACTTGTGAATGGGCcctcatttggaaatagggtctttgcacaaataatcaagttaaaatgagatcatactAAATTAGAGTAGGCTGTAAATCCAATAACTGGTGTCTttagaagagaaaagaggagattTGGCTACAGAGACATGGAGAAGAGAGTCACGTGATGACCTAGGCAGAGACTGGAATGAAGCCAACACCAGCAGATTGCTGGAAGGCCCAGAAGCTAGGAAAAGGCAAGGAGGGATTCCTCCCTGAAGCCATGAGAGGTAGCACAATGTCTCTGACACCTGGATTTTTTACTTctgcctctggaactgtgagagaataaattcccGGTGCTTCAAGTCAGCCAGGTCATAGTCATTTGCTAAGGGAAGCTGGGGACACCAGCATCACACAGGTGGTGAGTAGAGGGGCTGGAGTTTGAGCTCAGTTGCTTGCATCCCAAATATCTAGCATAACCCATAGTCCGTGCTGTCAAGCGTGATTTCCTTGTCACCTGATTCCCCAGCCTACTCCTACTCCAGTGCTCCAGACTTCATAAGCCAGCTAAGTGTTAGGCCGGTCCGAATTCAAGGTAAGAGCTACATGTGCCCAAACCCCTGTTATTGTCACTCAGAACTGATACATGGGGAGCTGTATGGGCAGAAAGAATGCTGAAGAGCCAAGTGCAGAGACCAATGGTGGTATTGACCAGAATAGGGCTGGGGCAAGTCATtccacctctctgggtctcagtttccagCTCTGTCAGCCATCGAACTAACTATTCCATGTGATTCCAGACAACTGTGTAACTGGCTGGTGGGACCCaccaagcactttttttttttttcacttttgttgctttgtttggTGTGCAGGTTttgataattcatttttttaaatgctttgccACTGGATTGGTCACATGCCCATTTCAAGGTTTCTCTCTTGTATCTGTCTGTTCCTTCCTAAgcatcagaaattaaaataatggaacTATTTTGATTTCAAGGCAGTGGCACAAtatttcttgctccttttgagGTGACGGCAGCTCATACTTTGAAGGAAGGACCTGAGCCGGAACAACGCGCTGGTAGCCACAACAGGTGCAACAGCAGGGCTGTTTCGAAATCAGCGCAATGAACCGTCTCCAAAATAAATATAGTACGGTGACGAGCTATTGAAACCATCCACCATGCCGAGTAACGTAAATACTGAAGTGGGTTGTTTTCCAGGATGACCTTTCTTTAAGAATGTAAAGCAGGCAAAACGCATCTGCTTCTACAGCTGTGCCCGAACAGAATCAGGCAAACTCCCCCAGGGACACAGCCTGTCCAGTCTGACAGGTGTGCAAAGTCGACATTCTTAGCTACGAAGGACTATTTTCACTTTGACTTGCCCTTCGTTGTGTGTGCCCGAAAGagtgctatttaaaaaaatgctctgaAATAAAAGGTTAAATATCGAGGAGCTTTCGAGGCACCCTCCTAAACACTGGTTCTGTTTCCTGAGGATCCAGGAGCTGCAGTGGCTGCCACCGAGAAAAGGAAGAAGGTCATTGCACGGGAGAACACAGCAACCGGAGCTCTTCCTTCCGGTCTTCCCCACGATTCGACCCGGAGGTGGAGATCCCCACAGCCTCACAGCTTCACAgtcttccttctgtcttcctaAATGCACAACCAGGATTGTTACCTACATTATGATCGTcggttttttggtttgggggcttttttttttttttttttttgtcttttttattattctgGTGTGGGAGAATCTGATTTCCCGAGCTTCAGTGTGAAATGTCTGTGATTATATACACGTAACATGCGCATGCGCACGCCCAGTAAATTCGGTTATCGATTGTCGTTGAATACACAAGGAATGTTTCTTTAACGCTATAGGACAtgccaataaaattaataaatattgagtGAGTCCTACAAGCAAGTACTCTCAGCAAGGTAGTCTCGACAAAGTTGatcctttaaaaagataattgatTCCAATTATGAAATGAATAAAGTCACAaggataaaaggcacagcatagggaatataatatAGTCGGTGGTGTTGTAACAGCGCcggatggtgacagatggtagctacgctTATGCTGAGCGTAGCATAACGTCCAGAGTCATCAAATcgttatgttgtacacctgaaactaaagtgACATTGTGTGTCtactacacttcaattaaaagtaagtaaataaataataatattaaagaaaaaagatgattGATTCCAGGGCTAGCAGTTAAAAGATAAAGTGACTGCTAATTGAATAtaaggtttcttttggggggggtgatTGTTGTACAATtttgtgaatacactaaaaccCACTAAGTTGTACACTTCAAAAgggtgagtttaaaaaaaaaaaattgggggggcacatgggtggctcagtcagttaagtgtctgcctttggctcaggtcacaatctcaggatcctgggatcaagccccacattgggctccctgctcagttgggagtctgcttctccttttccctctgagtgctctccttctctctccctctctcaaataaatatgtaaaatctttttaaaaataaataaaaacaaaataactgattattttatttaaattccattagccgatatatagtacatcattagtttcagatggagcgttcagtaatttatcagttgcacataacacccagtgctcatcacatcacatgccccccTTAttgcccattacccagttaccccatccccctacccacctctcctccagcacccctcagtttgtttcctatagttaagagtctctcatggtttttcctccctctctgatgactgtCATTTagttctccctcctttcccctttgATCCCCtgtactgtttcttatattctacatGTGAGGAAAACGGTAcaataactgtctttctctgagagcgtaataccctccagttccatctacaCTGACAGAAGTATTCACTAAAAGGGTGAGTTTCAtggtatgtgaattgtatctcattTCTTTAAAGATAGTTAAAAAGTAGCTAGTATGTGCCAGAGATCCTGAGCTAGGCACTAGCCCTTTGAGCCACCTACTACGTGCTAAATCCTTTCCTGAGTCCTTTGCATTCGTCCTCTTATTTAATCTGTATAAACCTCTCTAGAGGGAGGGAGTATTGGTACCCCATTTTGCAGCTGAGGAAATGGCTGTAGAGTCTCTTGCTCAAAATCACACTTGTaagactgagggttgctagaggggagggggctggaggcgGATGGGTcaactgggtaatggacattaaggaggacacgtgatgcagtgagcactgggcattatacaagactgatgaatcactgacctctccctctgaaaccaataatacattatatgttcattgaacttaaataaaaatttaaaaaataaaatcacacatgTAAAATTAAGCAGAATCATGTGAAACTGCCATTTTGTAGGCTATTTTTGTGTTCAAACATCATCAGTTTCTTACAGCTCAATCTAATGAGTAGCTATAGCTGTCCAAGTTCTTAACTGTGCACATGGGGAAACCACTCCAGGGAGACTTGGCAGGATAGAACTATGAGACGGTAAGAGTCTAGTTCCCTGGATGACAACGCACACCAGAAAAGGCTTCATGTGAACAACAAATAAGCTTCTCTTGCACGAAGCCACAGCTACCTTGAGTTTTGTCTGCTATACCCCTGGTACCACTAATCCTTACAAATATCCCAAAGCTATGGAACACCAGAGACCGTGTTCCTACCTGTTGGTGATTTGCCTCCTTCAGGAAGTTTAGAGCCTGGTTATAGATACGTGTAAAATGGACTAGAATATACTAGAATCAAAGATAGAAATGGCTAAGTTCCACAGAATGCAACAAATGAGAAATCATAGGGTTAATGTGCAGAGGACACAAACAACCAGCACCTTAGCCTTTCGGCCAGATCCACCATCTTCCAGGAACACACCAAGATGACCAAcaagaagaagaggggaagggcTCCAGCTGTATGTTCTCTAGGCCTTTTGGGAAACACAGCGTTGTTCCTTTAGCCACAAACATACAAATTTACAAGAAAGGTGATACTGTGGACATCAAGGGAATGAGCACGGTTCAAACAGGAATGCCCCACAAACGTTACCATGGAAGAACCGGAAGAGTCTACCACGGTTCCCAGCGTGCTACTGGCACTGCTGTGAACAAACAAGTGAAGGGCAGGAGCCTTGCCAAGAGAACTGATGGACGTAGTGAGCATGTTAAGCATTCTAAGAGCAGAGACAGCTTGCTGAAGCCTCTGAAGGAAAATgaccagagaaagaagaagagccgcGAGGCTCCACCCAAGAAGCACGCTCtgtgagaaaaaaacagaaaggaaccTGAACTGCTGAAACCCCTTCCCTATGAACTCATGGCATAATtagtgcaaataaataaataattaaatgaccTCTAGACTGTAAGTTTCTCTTGAGAAGTGTGGTGTCCCCAGCCTCAAAGAACTATTtagagcaaacacacacacacacacacacacacacacacacagagtggctTCCCCCAAATAAAGGGCTTACTCTTCCCACAACGTAAGAAGCCTGGAAGTGTGCAGACCAGGGCTGGAACCCTGTCTCCAGGATGCCTCCAGAGACCCCAGATATCCCTACCTTTCCACTCTACCATCCTTAGCATGTGGGCTTCTGAGAAAAAGGGGTAAGTCAAAGGACAAATGTGCACGCCAGTCAGAAGCAATCTCCTTTTAAAGAGCTTCCTCTGAAGCCCGTCCCAGAAATGACCACATGGCAAGAACTGTCAGCAGTGACCGGAGCTTCAGAGGAGAATGTGAAATATGATTGTTTTTGAGATGGTCACACTCACCCGCCCCGTCCCCACCCGCCGTATAAAATCAGACTTCTGTTGGTAATGGAAAGTGGAAAAAGAACAGTAGGTCACACAGTCTGcctcacagaggaagaaagttCAAAAGCCTGAGCAGACAAAACATTGGCAAATGTCCACTACAAAGGGCAGCCAGAATTTGGACCCAGGTTTGATTGCCCCAAAGCCATGACTCTAAATCCCAAACCAAGCTGGCTCCTTTGTAGATATATAGTCTGGGAAAACATGTCAACTATGAACCAGAATACAGGGATAGTGCCCtagtttcctgttgctgctgtaacaaacaagCACAAACTAGATGACAGGGCAACCCAGATTTactctcttacagttctggaggccacgAGTCTGAAATCATTCCCACTGAGCTTAAGTACCAGGGGTTGTCAGGGCTCTTTCCTTTGCAGGTTTGGAAAGGAGAATATGTTTCTTGGTCGTGCTAACCTCCAGCTTCTGAAGCCCATCCCGATAATCCAGGAAAACCTCCTCATCTCAAGATCCCTAGTGGAATCCCATCAGCAAAGTCCTTCTTGCCCTGTGAAGGACATTCACGGGTTCCAGGGATTAGAATGTGGATATCCTTAGTAGCCATTATCCAGCCTGCCAAACATGGTAAGTTATAAATTAATAAGCgcaagaaagaaaggatgacAGCATTGGCAAGTACCTTGagtaaagagaaaattaatatgtagaatctaaaaacaaaacaaaataaacaaacaaacaaataaaataaaaaaccagactcttaaacacagagaacaagcTAATCTCACCACTGGAAGATAGGGTAGGTAAAATTGATGAAGGAGATTAAGGGGTACAAGCTTCcgattgaaaataaataagtcatggagatgaaaagtacagcatagagaatatagtcaataatactgtcaTGACATTGCATGGTGACTGACGGAGATGAcccttatcatggtgagcactgtgtgtagaattgttgaatcagtatgttgtacacccaaaactaacataacattgtatgtcaagtATACTTCAACAACAAattgtatttaattaaaaaaaaattttaagagagcACATGGAGAAACACAGGAATGCCAAAGGTCAAAGAGAGATATTGCTTGGATAGTCAGAAAGAggagcataggggcacctgggtggctctgtcatttgggggtctgcctttggctcaggtcttggtcctggggtcctgggattgagccccactggagtcagggtctctgctcagtggggaacctgcttgtccctctgactctgtccctctcctctacctcccaacccctgcttgTATGTgcatctctcttgctctccctctcactatctctttcaaatggataaataaaatcttgtaagaaagaaagaaagaacataagcaatttggaaatgaaaaaataatacagacaTTTTAGGGAACCAAGTAAAATACTCTGGACTAAATAGGCAGGGTCAGAACTGGAAGGAAgggtggtgggttatggacattggggagggtatgtgctatgctgagtgctgtgaaatgtgtaaacctgccgattcacagacctggacccctggggctaatcgtacattatatgtttattttaaaaaaattattaaaaaaaaaaaaaaaaaagacctggaagGAAGACTCTGAGACCAAGAGACTTTGTTGGGGTTTATCTCCAAAGCTAGACAAAAGGAGATTCAAGCCCACTCAGGCCCCCAGGGATATCTGCATACAAGCCTTCCATAGCCTGCTACACCCTTTCCAGCAGCATAAGCAGCTCCAGCCCCtctgaaggcaagggaaacacAGGCCAGGactgggggaggcaggagaggaagcTTCACTGTCCCTGAACTCACAACACCCGAGAGGGAGGGCCTCTGTGGATTTTGTGCCCTAAGCCCCTTGCTTCTCCTCTCCTAAACCCAAGCCTGGGGAGCTTCTAGATAAGCAAGGCTTACTTCGGCCATGAGGGGTACACCTGAACAAGGTCAAGTAGAACATTTTAGCATATGCTTTTACAACCTTCCTCCTATCGTGGCCCCTTGCAGACACTTTAATTTCTGAGTATAGACAGTTGTGCTAAAGCAAGGCATTCCTTCCTACAGGGGAGCCCTCAAACAAACGCTGATGGCTCCTGCCATTTGCTTTAGGTGAAATTCCCTCAA
It includes:
- the LOC123939302 gene encoding 60S ribosomal protein L21-like, which encodes MRMRTPRTHQDDQQEEEGKGSSCMFSRPFGKHSVVPLATNIQIYKKGDTVDIKGMSTVQTGMPHKRYHGRTGRVYHGSQRATGTAVNKQVKGRSLAKRTDGRSEHVKHSKSRDSLLKPLKENDQRKKKSREAPPKKHAL